In a genomic window of Candidatus Thiothrix sulfatifontis:
- the znuC gene encoding zinc ABC transporter ATP-binding protein ZnuC produces MSTTKTVLARLAHIGLNFGQRTILHDVSLEVYPESVLTLIGPNGAGKSTVLKILLGLQAPDRGTVWRMPGLRVGYVPQKFHLDRLLPLTVERFIGLNLPRHNAAAVRASAVEVGVGDLLPQAVQSLSGGELQRVLLARALLNKPQLLVLDEPGQGVDVTGLNDLYQLLNRLKAVHGYGVLMVSHDLHLVMAATDQVLCLNRHICCSGQPEAVSRHPEYLRLFGDLRPAGLAVYTHHHDHQHDMHGCIVPLPADKQETKHG; encoded by the coding sequence ATGTCCACCACAAAAACGGTATTGGCAAGGTTAGCACACATTGGTCTGAACTTCGGGCAACGCACAATCTTGCACGATGTGAGCCTCGAAGTGTACCCGGAAAGTGTGCTGACCTTGATTGGCCCCAATGGGGCGGGGAAATCCACGGTGTTGAAAATCTTATTGGGTTTGCAAGCGCCGGATCGCGGCACGGTGTGGCGGATGCCGGGGTTGCGGGTAGGCTATGTGCCGCAAAAATTCCACCTTGATCGTTTGTTACCGCTGACGGTGGAGCGCTTCATTGGCTTGAATTTGCCCCGGCATAATGCCGCTGCGGTGCGCGCGAGTGCTGTTGAAGTCGGTGTCGGGGATTTATTGCCACAAGCGGTGCAATCGCTTTCCGGTGGGGAATTGCAACGGGTTTTGCTGGCGCGGGCATTGCTGAATAAACCGCAATTGCTGGTGCTGGATGAGCCGGGGCAGGGGGTCGATGTCACGGGGTTGAATGATTTGTACCAGCTTCTTAACCGTTTGAAAGCGGTACACGGTTACGGGGTACTGATGGTGTCGCACGATTTGCATTTGGTGATGGCGGCAACCGATCAGGTGTTGTGCTTGAATCGGCATATTTGCTGTTCGGGGCAGCCGGAAGCAGTGTCGCGCCACCCGGAATATTTGCGTCTGTTCGGCGATTTACGACCGGCGGGTTTGGCGGTTTATACCCACCACCATGACCATCAGCACGATATGCACGGGTGCATTGTGCCGTTGCCAGCCGACAAGCAGGAAACCAAACATGGATGA
- a CDS encoding metal ABC transporter permease produces MDDFIARALLAGLAVVLMSGLLGVFLLWRRMAYFGDTLSHSALLGVALGLMTGMSLNLWVIAVCVVVALLMLYVQHNPALGSDTLLSIIGHSALALGTVALTFLPNVRVDLMAYLFGDILAVTHADIVLTWSLALVVVGVMVWIWRPLLSLSVHAELAQVEGVKVGWISAAYMLLIALMVAVAMKVVGVLLLTALLIIPAATARRFARTPEQMAVFAVMVGVLALLAGVGLSLQLDTPTGPSIVVSASILFLLVQLMPQRGA; encoded by the coding sequence ATGGATGATTTTATTGCGCGAGCGCTGCTGGCGGGTTTGGCGGTGGTGTTGATGAGTGGCTTGTTGGGCGTATTCCTGTTGTGGCGGCGCATGGCGTATTTTGGGGATACCTTGTCGCATTCGGCGTTATTGGGCGTGGCGTTGGGCTTGATGACCGGCATGAGCTTGAATCTGTGGGTGATTGCGGTGTGTGTGGTCGTGGCGTTGCTGATGTTGTATGTGCAACATAATCCCGCACTGGGCAGTGATACCTTGCTGAGTATTATTGGGCACAGCGCTTTGGCGTTGGGAACGGTGGCGTTGACATTCCTGCCAAATGTCAGGGTTGATCTGATGGCCTACCTGTTTGGTGATATTCTCGCAGTAACACACGCGGATATTGTATTGACCTGGAGCTTGGCATTGGTGGTGGTCGGGGTAATGGTGTGGATTTGGCGTCCGCTGTTATCGCTGAGTGTTCATGCGGAATTGGCGCAAGTGGAAGGCGTGAAGGTTGGGTGGATCAGTGCGGCTTACATGCTGTTGATTGCGTTAATGGTGGCGGTGGCGATGAAAGTCGTTGGCGTGTTGCTGTTGACGGCGTTGCTGATAATTCCGGCGGCAACGGCGCGGCGTTTTGCGCGTACCCCGGAACAAATGGCGGTGTTTGCGGTAATGGTTGGCGTGCTGGCATTGCTGGCAGGCGTGGGGCTTTCTTTGCAATTGGATACGCCGACCGGCCCCAGCATTGTGGTGTCCGCGAGTATTTTGTTCTTATTGGTGCAACTCATGCCCCAACGTGGCGCGTAA
- the coaD gene encoding pantetheine-phosphate adenylyltransferase, which produces MEITAVYPGTFDPITKGHLDLIKRASKLCASVVVGVASNPKKKPLFSLEERVAMIQRELVEQHLDTQVSVQGFEGLLVDFARGQNARVLIRGMRAVSDFEFEFQLASMNRSLAPDVESVFLMPGESFSFISSTLVKEVAILNGDVSRFVAPHVLAELKHKIVQIRSERGLN; this is translated from the coding sequence ATGGAAATTACCGCTGTCTATCCGGGGACGTTTGACCCGATCACCAAAGGGCATCTTGATTTGATCAAGCGTGCCAGCAAGTTGTGTGCGAGCGTGGTGGTGGGGGTGGCGTCTAACCCGAAAAAGAAACCGCTATTTTCCCTAGAAGAGCGCGTTGCCATGATTCAGCGTGAATTGGTCGAGCAACATCTGGATACACAGGTCAGCGTGCAGGGCTTTGAAGGCTTGTTGGTTGACTTTGCGCGTGGGCAGAATGCGCGGGTATTGATTCGGGGAATGCGGGCGGTTTCCGATTTCGAGTTTGAATTCCAGTTAGCCAGCATGAACCGCAGCCTTGCGCCCGATGTGGAGTCGGTGTTTTTAATGCCGGGCGAAAGTTTTTCCTTTATCTCGTCGACCTTGGTGAAGGAAGTGGCGATCTTAAATGGCGATGTGTCGCGCTTTGTGGCACCGCATGTATTGGCTGAACTGAAGCACAAAATTGTCCAGATTCGCAGCGAACGTGGGTTGAACTAG
- a CDS encoding YfhL family 4Fe-4S dicluster ferredoxin has translation MALMITDECINCDVCEPECPNDAISAGDEIYVIDPKRCTECVGHYDEPQCVSVCPVDCIPLDPDHKESKQQLQLKYEALMAKN, from the coding sequence ATGGCATTGATGATTACTGACGAATGCATTAACTGCGATGTTTGCGAGCCAGAGTGCCCAAATGATGCAATTTCCGCAGGTGATGAAATTTACGTGATTGACCCGAAACGTTGCACCGAATGCGTCGGGCATTACGATGAGCCGCAATGCGTCTCGGTGTGTCCGGTGGATTGCATTCCGCTAGACCCGGATCACAAGGAATCCAAACAGCAGTTGCAGCTAAAGTACGAAGCGTTGATGGCTAAAAACTAA